Proteins encoded within one genomic window of Dyadobacter chenhuakuii:
- a CDS encoding capsule assembly Wzi family protein has protein sequence MRNPFLMLLLMIASQTGSFSQDSTWHYSAEIKSALSSGQTPYLIHANTYGVTPTNGSFLLAQAGLHKIYNQNNPRFFQWSGGFEAVASTNHSPAAFLTDLFVAGKAGPIEVSIGQRKEFYGLSDSLLTSGSVAISSNARPFPKIQISTPHFVNLISRNDLFSFKFSYSDGLLGPAQSIYGNVKAVPETYFHHKSVYIKLGKRRHLLNFHAGFNHQVMWGGEDKIFSGGLKFPEAYRYVVLGKPWAASRVGNHFGTIDAGLEINGKRWTTLLYRQSIYEDGSIANTANVSDGLNGLRIKRNKLQNNGFQLNTILLEYLYTKKQGGDVFDFANSTFGRDDYFNHYVYSQGWSYKGRTLGTPVIAPQHLMREELRTSQRLFTANNRLVALHGGLEASMNRVRLLLKASYSINSGTYNKPFKSPINQTSLLAHVEMPLKLMNESHLSASIGTDFGQFYPNNTAILIGWRKSGFIR, from the coding sequence ATGAGAAATCCATTCTTAATGCTGCTATTAATGATAGCATCGCAAACAGGCAGTTTTTCTCAGGATTCTACATGGCATTATTCTGCGGAAATTAAAAGCGCACTTTCGTCGGGTCAAACACCATATTTAATTCATGCAAACACGTATGGTGTTACTCCTACAAATGGATCGTTTTTGCTGGCCCAAGCTGGTCTTCATAAAATTTATAACCAGAATAACCCACGGTTTTTTCAATGGTCCGGGGGATTTGAGGCGGTAGCAAGCACAAACCATTCTCCGGCTGCATTCCTTACCGATTTATTTGTAGCAGGCAAAGCTGGCCCGATAGAAGTCAGCATTGGACAGCGGAAAGAATTCTACGGATTGAGCGATAGTCTGTTAACGAGTGGCTCGGTAGCAATATCATCCAATGCTCGACCGTTCCCAAAAATTCAGATTTCTACCCCTCACTTCGTCAATCTGATTTCCCGCAATGACCTCTTTTCATTTAAGTTTTCGTATTCAGATGGCCTCTTAGGCCCCGCACAATCGATTTATGGCAATGTGAAAGCTGTGCCAGAAACATATTTTCACCACAAATCCGTATACATCAAGCTTGGCAAGAGAAGGCATCTACTGAATTTTCATGCAGGATTTAACCACCAGGTAATGTGGGGCGGGGAAGATAAAATCTTTTCAGGCGGACTCAAATTCCCGGAAGCATATCGCTATGTTGTTTTGGGCAAGCCATGGGCGGCCAGCCGGGTTGGGAATCATTTCGGTACGATCGATGCCGGACTGGAAATAAACGGAAAGAGATGGACAACGCTTTTATACCGCCAGAGCATTTACGAAGATGGCTCAATTGCAAATACTGCGAATGTTTCAGACGGACTTAATGGCCTCAGAATCAAAAGAAACAAACTTCAAAACAACGGTTTTCAGCTCAATACGATCTTGCTTGAATATCTTTACACAAAGAAACAGGGTGGCGACGTTTTCGATTTTGCTAATAGCACATTTGGACGCGATGATTATTTTAATCACTACGTTTATAGTCAGGGTTGGTCTTATAAAGGCCGGACGCTCGGCACTCCAGTGATCGCTCCCCAGCATTTAATGCGCGAAGAATTGCGAACCTCGCAAAGGCTTTTCACTGCAAACAACCGCCTTGTTGCCCTTCATGGCGGTTTGGAAGCTTCAATGAACCGTGTGAGGCTATTGTTGAAAGCGAGTTATTCAATCAACTCAGGTACATATAATAAGCCTTTCAAATCCCCCATTAATCAGACTTCCCTCCTAGCGCACGTGGAAATGCCACTGAAACTTATGAATGAAAGCCATTTGAGCGCTTCTATTGGCACGGATTTTGGACAATTTTACCCAAACAACACTGCTATTTTGATTGGATGGAGAAAATCCGGTTTTATCAGATAA
- a CDS encoding capsule assembly Wzi family protein, with protein MLSGATDNTPFWAHANQNGNVPMNGNFGLANVGIYKVYNPHNPRTFQWSAGLQGIASYGKSGKAFLSDAYIAARIGKLEILAGQKNNVVGLMDTTMTSGSLSVSGNSRPFPRLQISLPEYLPLYFTKNFLALKFSYSEGYLGSSRLNYGVERNISYTYFHQKSLYFRFGPEHGRLKIHAGANHQAMWGGEDKITPLYKLEPLNAYWHTISGKTLNYNKVGYHFGTVDIGAEWRGSTWSYFAYRQNIYETGSLFHIINFEDGLNGIRMKRIKPLPAGSTAFAFQSFLLEAVGTNNQTNKSPLSGLAIYEKGNYYNSYIYQRGWSYFNRGIGTPLAPSSGMTRPSLPVTGSEFTNNNRFWAFHTGVTATWQKTYFGLRGTYSRNSGSLLSPFETLKEQVSLSLTAEKNIKLLNGCSVFSNLTTDFGQIYPTSHGLIIGLRKSGFLD; from the coding sequence ATGTTGTCTGGTGCTACCGATAATACTCCTTTTTGGGCTCACGCGAACCAGAATGGCAATGTGCCGATGAATGGAAATTTTGGTCTGGCCAATGTCGGCATTTACAAAGTTTATAATCCACACAACCCCAGAACATTCCAGTGGAGCGCTGGTCTTCAGGGAATTGCCAGCTACGGTAAATCGGGTAAGGCGTTTCTTTCAGATGCGTACATCGCTGCAAGGATAGGAAAGTTGGAAATCCTGGCCGGACAAAAAAACAATGTAGTCGGGTTAATGGACACAACTATGACTTCGGGTTCTCTGTCAGTTTCCGGCAATTCCCGACCCTTTCCCCGGCTGCAAATTTCACTTCCCGAATATCTGCCGTTGTATTTCACAAAAAATTTTTTGGCTCTCAAATTTTCTTATTCCGAAGGTTATTTGGGAAGCAGCAGGCTGAATTATGGCGTGGAACGGAACATTTCATACACCTACTTTCATCAGAAATCGCTGTATTTCAGGTTCGGACCGGAGCACGGCCGTTTAAAAATTCATGCTGGTGCTAACCATCAGGCTATGTGGGGCGGCGAGGATAAGATCACGCCGCTGTACAAACTGGAACCATTGAATGCTTACTGGCATACGATCTCTGGTAAAACATTAAACTACAATAAAGTAGGCTACCACTTCGGAACCGTTGATATCGGTGCCGAATGGCGAGGTAGCACGTGGTCTTACTTTGCGTACAGACAAAATATTTACGAGACTGGCTCCCTGTTTCACATTATCAATTTTGAAGATGGTCTGAACGGGATAAGGATGAAGAGGATCAAGCCTTTACCAGCCGGATCAACCGCTTTTGCGTTTCAAAGCTTCCTGCTCGAAGCAGTTGGGACCAATAACCAGACAAATAAATCTCCTTTGTCCGGTCTGGCTATTTATGAAAAAGGAAATTATTACAACAGTTACATTTATCAACGTGGCTGGTCTTATTTCAACCGCGGCATAGGCACGCCACTGGCGCCATCTTCGGGCATGACCAGGCCGTCTTTACCGGTTACTGGATCAGAGTTTACTAATAATAACCGGTTCTGGGCGTTTCATACTGGTGTTACCGCTACTTGGCAAAAGACTTATTTTGGGCTGAGAGGCACATATTCAAGAAATTCAGGGTCTTTATTAAGTCCTTTCGAAACACTGAAAGAGCAGGTATCCTTGTCTCTTACAGCTGAAAAGAATATAAAGTTATTAAACGGTTGCAGTGTCTTTTCCAACCTTACAACTGATTTCGGACAAATTTATCCTACTTCTCATGGCCTGATCATAGGACTTAGGAAAAGTGGATTCCTGGATTAA
- a CDS encoding capsule assembly Wzi family protein yields the protein MKIFPILTLLLCISIAGFSQSETAETTEFPDSTNNFIEIAGFGSNNTHTPFWIQANQFGTVPLDVPAGSARISLENYWPLNSSWRVGAGVEAVGNFNEHPKMLVPQLHATVKFKNWQLFIGRKKQNVGLADSTLGTGSYAWSGNALPVPKIFFGTSGFVAVPFTKGWISFNAFYSDGLFEKHRPATTNLKFHQKAFYARLGKVNSRLKLYGGFNHQVQWGGKSKYLVKDPESGKLPDGFSNYVYAVFGTIGGTGTDISHFDSTNRVGNHLGSLDLAVEVETYGSTIYLYRQFIYEDGSLFYMEGIKDGLTGLRIKRKNSYGANFEITEGVIEMLFTKDQGGPLFEMGNGKKRGNDNYFNNQQIRDGWSYYGRGIGTPFIPPTSQTNWKWPGYADNFTSNNRVLVWHVGLRGTLFRQVQWHTKLSFSSNSGAYNSRFEGSPKQFSGLIGAQTNVNVLGGMTIKGSYASDIGDLYRKTHGFMLGIRKDFSFN from the coding sequence ATGAAAATCTTTCCCATACTGACATTACTGTTATGCATTTCCATAGCCGGCTTTTCCCAATCTGAGACTGCCGAGACTACTGAATTCCCGGATTCTACAAATAATTTTATTGAGATTGCCGGTTTTGGCAGCAACAATACGCATACACCATTCTGGATTCAGGCCAATCAGTTCGGCACCGTTCCTTTGGACGTTCCCGCCGGAAGTGCGCGTATTTCGCTCGAAAATTACTGGCCGCTTAACTCATCCTGGCGTGTGGGTGCCGGCGTAGAAGCGGTAGGGAACTTCAATGAACACCCTAAAATGCTTGTGCCGCAGCTGCACGCAACCGTAAAATTCAAAAATTGGCAGCTTTTTATCGGACGAAAAAAGCAGAATGTCGGCCTGGCTGATTCCACACTCGGTACCGGCTCTTATGCATGGTCGGGCAATGCGTTGCCAGTGCCCAAAATATTTTTCGGAACCAGTGGTTTTGTTGCTGTCCCTTTTACAAAAGGCTGGATCTCATTCAACGCATTCTATTCCGACGGACTTTTCGAAAAACACCGTCCGGCCACGACAAACCTGAAATTTCATCAGAAGGCTTTTTACGCACGACTGGGAAAAGTTAATTCCAGGCTTAAATTATACGGTGGATTCAATCACCAAGTGCAGTGGGGCGGAAAATCAAAATACCTTGTTAAAGATCCAGAAAGTGGAAAGCTGCCCGATGGTTTCTCTAATTATGTCTATGCCGTTTTTGGAACCATCGGCGGAACCGGGACTGACATTTCACATTTTGATAGCACCAATCGCGTTGGAAATCACTTGGGATCGCTTGACCTGGCCGTTGAAGTGGAGACTTACGGAAGCACCATTTATCTATACAGGCAATTTATCTATGAAGATGGTTCACTATTCTATATGGAGGGCATCAAGGACGGGTTAACCGGATTGCGGATCAAGCGGAAAAACTCGTACGGTGCCAATTTTGAGATAACCGAAGGCGTTATTGAAATGCTTTTCACAAAAGATCAGGGAGGTCCGCTATTTGAAATGGGGAATGGCAAGAAACGCGGTAATGACAACTATTTCAACAACCAGCAGATCCGCGACGGATGGTCCTACTACGGGCGTGGCATCGGAACACCTTTTATTCCGCCGACGTCCCAGACAAATTGGAAATGGCCCGGCTACGCAGATAATTTTACCAGCAACAATCGCGTGTTAGTATGGCATGTAGGGTTAAGAGGAACACTTTTCAGACAGGTGCAGTGGCATACCAAATTATCTTTCTCAAGTAATTCGGGCGCTTACAATTCCCGCTTTGAAGGCTCCCCAAAACAATTCTCCGGCCTGATCGGCGCGCAAACCAATGTGAATGTGCTTGGCGGAATGACCATTAAAGGTTCTTATGCCAGCGATATTGGCGATCTATATCGCAAGACACACGGATTTATGTTGGGAATCAGAAAAGATTTTTCTTTTAACTGA
- a CDS encoding HIT family protein, whose product MASIFSKIVRGEIPSHKIAETDHFLAFLDAFPIAAGHTLVIPKREVDYVFDLNDQEYSELFLFAKSIVPALQKAVPCLRIGLTVIGLEVPHTHIHLLTLNSMADADFSKKIHTTQEELAALAAKIRAEMG is encoded by the coding sequence ATGGCGTCTATATTTTCAAAAATTGTAAGGGGTGAAATTCCTAGTCATAAAATCGCAGAAACGGATCATTTCCTTGCCTTCCTGGACGCTTTTCCGATCGCCGCGGGGCATACATTAGTGATCCCGAAAAGAGAAGTGGATTATGTGTTTGATCTTAATGATCAGGAATATTCCGAGCTGTTTCTCTTTGCGAAAAGCATTGTTCCTGCGCTCCAAAAAGCAGTTCCTTGCCTTCGTATAGGTTTGACAGTCATAGGGTTGGAGGTGCCGCATACGCACATTCACCTGCTTACCTTAAATAGCATGGCCGACGCGGACTTCTCGAAAAAAATACACACTACGCAAGAAGAATTGGCAGCGCTGGCAGCGAAGATTCGCGCAGAAATGGGATAG
- a CDS encoding 3-keto-disaccharide hydrolase — translation MNFTNWRAFTKAGVVALFSLALISNTAEAQEKGKWVKLFDGKSLNGWHSWQSDNVLPQWKVEDGAIVLAEKGGKDLVTDKEYGDFELELEWKISESGNSGIIYHVIEDKKYCCPYSTGPEIQILDDEKHPDAKAGKAGNHKSGSLYDMLPPTDFAAVKPAGQWNKAKVVIKGGRGESWLNGKKVVDFPAQGGEWDKLVSDSKFKTWEGFGASSKGKIALQDHGNKVSFRNIRIKEL, via the coding sequence ATGAATTTTACGAATTGGCGTGCTTTCACTAAGGCAGGCGTGGTTGCATTATTTTCACTCGCCCTTATTTCAAACACCGCAGAAGCGCAGGAAAAAGGGAAATGGGTGAAATTATTCGACGGCAAAAGTTTGAACGGCTGGCATAGCTGGCAGTCGGATAATGTGTTACCACAATGGAAAGTGGAAGATGGCGCTATTGTTCTTGCGGAAAAAGGCGGCAAGGACCTTGTTACCGACAAAGAATACGGCGATTTCGAATTAGAACTGGAATGGAAAATTTCAGAATCAGGAAATAGCGGTATCATTTACCACGTCATTGAAGACAAAAAATATTGCTGCCCCTACTCTACCGGCCCTGAAATCCAGATTCTGGATGATGAAAAGCACCCGGATGCAAAAGCGGGAAAAGCTGGAAATCACAAATCTGGATCACTTTATGACATGCTGCCACCAACTGACTTTGCTGCTGTAAAACCAGCCGGCCAGTGGAATAAGGCAAAAGTTGTAATCAAAGGCGGTCGTGGCGAAAGCTGGTTGAACGGCAAAAAAGTAGTTGACTTCCCTGCACAAGGCGGCGAATGGGATAAATTGGTTTCCGACAGCAAATTCAAAACCTGGGAAGGCTTCGGCGCCTCTTCCAAAGGGAAAATTGCTTTGCAAGATCACGGAAATAAGGTTTCTTTCAGAAATATTCGTATTAAGGAGTTATAG
- a CDS encoding AAA domain-containing protein: protein MDRILKAYLKRLTNLSTRNKSLLLPGLPSEQFLDLHETDFLLEKPAIELIRQLVSGKSRIALCDVADSRFEKVNEVSKKLRKIARTERFIEEERGSRDLYVGFPFVKGKLSDGTPIHAPLLFFPVTLKMDREQWCLFEVPESNVILNSSFALAYAHFNESVITDDILEKSFEDFPKDFLEFRTQLYEWLKTTPLKINFNQDLFEDKLIAFNALKSSELAASERNGELKLFAEAVLGIFPQAGSYLVPDYNLLLENALDADFSIPLLEGESSESEAPKDIPDAIINAKTVREEEILTPFPVDQSQEEIILAVKSGKSVVVQGPPGSGKSQLICNLMADFAARGKRVLLVCQKRVALDVVYQRLQTIGMTDFVGLIHDFKNDRAALYRQLASQIDKVEAYKQQNYSLDAVFLERQFTQQSRAIDRTVQDLNAFREALFDETECGVSIKELYLKSDQTAPKMEMKDRYRSFRMDNLDHFRRKLKTYSAYVLHFPAGHVWAERRSFAKFGMSELRNMEEMLAEWPKVFSRQKQKFEHLTSQPFSLDYLEKKGEITERLTDIAGLIADNTTFTLFKKYINSSGGHERLAFIRQTTDALEGFLTEDGIEFSLPASKLQSFLQSLKKSIEANSSTVSGLWWNMFGKEKKEVEEVAKANGLSTALDDLSKLEIKVKNRIELEGWLASKHLNFDVSYIDQNELNEGAEYISFFQKAESAADAAVRAALDPWLLTLRHIASESTDYTTFNERIHELKAWITVWSKLEAAMFPYLLPQQIRKLLKDPDLFSQQLSAALVRDFDSMVDMDNLTESMTVPEQAVTKIIVEKSENLGHTSSEEFVNLFENGIRLAWIEHIESKFPDLRAVTSLKMKQWETSLQESITEKQQLSTDITGIKLREATYEDIEKNRLGNRVTYRELGHQVTKKRMIWPIRKLLENYTDEVFSLIPCWMASPEAVSAVFPMQRALFDLVIFDEASQCYAEYGLPAAFRGAQVVVTGDSKQLSPSDLYKIRYEEKADEEEYTAAIEIESLLDLAAQSLNQYQLTGHYRSLSLDLIDFSNRNFYKNTLRLLPDFLRINNDEPGIQYIKTDGVWKNNINLVEIEQVVSLIKELGETGRSIGVVTFNFYQQNAIQDALERENVFFKDLFVKNIENVQGDERDIIIFSTGYAPDEKGRVSMQFGSLNMQGGENRLNVAVTRARERIYFVTSLWPSQLQTDQTANAGPKILKAYLEYALNVSEGKFVPAPVATGKFRSDWLLKDQLVKQHPDFEKELPFGDITIKKEGVYKGLILTDDDFYHYSKSSKEPHAYLPLLLQQKNWPYRRIYSREYWTKTMDYQQLL from the coding sequence ATGGATCGCATTCTTAAAGCTTACTTAAAACGACTTACCAACCTTAGTACGCGTAATAAATCGTTATTGTTGCCAGGGCTGCCTTCGGAGCAGTTCCTGGATCTTCATGAAACTGATTTTTTGCTGGAAAAGCCTGCAATAGAACTTATCAGGCAGCTCGTTTCCGGGAAATCACGCATTGCCCTTTGTGATGTTGCCGATTCCCGTTTTGAAAAGGTTAACGAAGTCAGCAAGAAGCTCCGAAAGATTGCTCGTACAGAACGGTTTATCGAAGAGGAGAGAGGCTCGCGGGATTTGTATGTGGGGTTTCCATTTGTAAAGGGAAAGCTTTCCGATGGGACGCCCATTCATGCGCCGCTTTTGTTTTTTCCGGTTACTCTAAAAATGGACCGGGAGCAATGGTGCCTGTTTGAAGTGCCGGAAAGCAATGTGATCCTTAATTCCAGTTTTGCGCTGGCTTATGCACATTTCAATGAGTCGGTTATAACGGACGACATTCTTGAAAAGTCGTTTGAAGATTTCCCAAAGGATTTCCTGGAATTCCGGACCCAGTTATATGAATGGTTAAAGACCACGCCGCTCAAAATTAATTTCAATCAGGATCTTTTTGAAGACAAGCTCATTGCATTTAATGCGCTGAAAAGTTCAGAACTGGCTGCTAGTGAGCGAAACGGAGAGCTAAAACTTTTCGCTGAGGCCGTTCTCGGCATTTTTCCCCAAGCCGGTTCCTATCTTGTTCCGGACTATAATTTGCTGCTGGAAAACGCCCTGGATGCAGATTTCTCCATTCCCTTGCTCGAAGGAGAGTCATCAGAATCCGAAGCGCCAAAAGATATCCCCGATGCAATTATTAATGCTAAAACGGTCAGAGAAGAGGAGATCCTGACGCCGTTTCCGGTGGATCAGTCACAGGAGGAAATCATTTTGGCTGTGAAATCCGGGAAATCGGTTGTGGTGCAGGGCCCGCCGGGGAGCGGGAAATCACAGCTTATTTGTAATCTGATGGCTGATTTTGCAGCCAGAGGAAAGCGTGTTTTGCTTGTATGCCAGAAACGTGTGGCGCTGGATGTTGTGTACCAAAGGCTGCAAACCATTGGAATGACCGATTTTGTGGGCCTGATCCATGATTTTAAAAATGACCGCGCGGCATTATACAGACAGCTGGCGTCACAGATTGACAAGGTTGAAGCATATAAACAACAAAATTACAGCCTGGATGCCGTTTTTCTGGAAAGGCAGTTTACCCAGCAGAGTCGGGCCATTGACCGTACGGTTCAAGATTTAAATGCGTTTCGGGAAGCATTGTTTGATGAAACGGAATGTGGTGTAAGTATCAAAGAGCTTTACCTAAAAAGTGACCAAACGGCTCCAAAAATGGAGATGAAAGATCGTTACAGGTCTTTTCGTATGGACAATCTGGATCATTTCAGGAGGAAATTGAAAACGTATAGTGCATATGTTTTGCATTTTCCTGCCGGTCATGTCTGGGCAGAGCGCAGAAGCTTCGCAAAGTTTGGCATGAGCGAATTGCGAAACATGGAAGAGATGCTTGCAGAATGGCCGAAAGTGTTTTCCCGGCAAAAACAAAAATTCGAGCATTTAACCAGCCAGCCCTTTTCGCTTGACTATCTGGAAAAGAAAGGCGAGATCACCGAACGGCTCACCGACATTGCCGGGCTCATAGCAGACAATACAACATTTACGCTGTTTAAGAAATATATCAATTCCTCAGGTGGCCACGAACGGCTTGCATTCATCCGGCAAACCACGGATGCGCTTGAAGGATTTTTGACAGAAGATGGCATTGAATTTTCCTTACCAGCTTCAAAATTACAGTCATTCCTTCAATCACTGAAAAAATCCATTGAAGCAAACAGCTCGACGGTTTCGGGTCTTTGGTGGAACATGTTTGGGAAGGAAAAAAAGGAGGTGGAAGAGGTCGCGAAGGCAAATGGGCTTTCAACTGCACTCGACGATCTTTCAAAGCTTGAAATTAAAGTCAAAAACAGGATCGAACTAGAAGGCTGGCTTGCGAGCAAACATTTGAATTTCGACGTTTCCTACATTGATCAGAATGAGCTGAATGAAGGTGCGGAATACATTTCTTTTTTCCAAAAAGCAGAATCAGCCGCCGATGCGGCGGTAAGGGCTGCATTGGATCCTTGGTTGTTGACTTTGCGGCACATTGCTTCTGAAAGTACAGATTACACGACATTCAATGAGCGTATCCATGAGCTGAAAGCCTGGATCACAGTTTGGAGCAAATTGGAGGCTGCTATGTTTCCTTATTTGCTGCCGCAGCAAATAAGGAAATTGCTTAAAGATCCGGACCTTTTCAGCCAGCAATTGTCAGCAGCATTAGTCAGGGATTTTGATTCAATGGTTGATATGGACAACCTCACGGAAAGTATGACTGTGCCGGAACAAGCGGTTACCAAAATCATCGTTGAAAAAAGTGAAAATCTTGGGCATACCAGTTCGGAAGAGTTTGTCAATCTTTTTGAAAATGGCATCCGGCTAGCTTGGATTGAGCATATAGAGAGCAAATTTCCGGATCTGAGAGCGGTTACCTCATTGAAAATGAAGCAATGGGAGACCAGTTTGCAGGAAAGCATTACGGAAAAACAGCAGCTGAGCACGGACATTACCGGGATAAAACTCAGGGAGGCGACTTATGAGGATATCGAGAAAAACCGCCTTGGTAACCGCGTCACTTATCGCGAGCTAGGGCATCAGGTGACTAAGAAAAGAATGATCTGGCCGATCAGGAAATTGCTTGAAAACTACACAGATGAGGTTTTTTCTTTAATTCCCTGCTGGATGGCTTCGCCGGAGGCTGTTTCAGCAGTTTTTCCCATGCAGCGTGCATTGTTTGATCTCGTAATTTTTGATGAAGCTTCGCAATGTTATGCTGAATATGGCCTGCCCGCGGCATTTCGGGGGGCGCAGGTTGTAGTAACAGGGGATAGCAAGCAGCTGTCTCCGAGTGATTTATATAAAATACGATATGAAGAAAAAGCAGACGAGGAAGAATATACAGCTGCCATAGAAATCGAATCGTTACTGGACCTGGCAGCACAATCGCTTAATCAATACCAGCTTACAGGTCATTATCGCAGCTTATCGCTTGATTTGATTGATTTTTCCAACAGGAATTTTTATAAGAACACATTAAGATTGCTTCCTGATTTCCTGCGAATCAATAATGATGAGCCTGGCATTCAATATATTAAGACGGATGGGGTTTGGAAGAATAACATTAACCTCGTTGAAATTGAGCAGGTTGTTTCATTGATCAAAGAGCTTGGAGAAACCGGCAGGAGCATTGGTGTTGTGACATTTAACTTTTACCAGCAAAATGCGATTCAGGACGCGCTTGAAAGGGAAAATGTGTTCTTCAAGGACCTATTCGTTAAAAACATTGAGAACGTGCAGGGCGACGAGCGAGACATTATTATCTTTTCAACGGGATATGCGCCGGATGAGAAGGGGAGAGTTTCCATGCAATTCGGCAGCCTGAATATGCAGGGTGGCGAAAACAGGCTTAATGTGGCCGTGACACGCGCAAGAGAGCGGATTTATTTCGTAACGAGCTTATGGCCTTCGCAACTCCAAACGGATCAGACCGCAAATGCGGGTCCGAAAATCTTAAAAGCTTATCTTGAATATGCCCTGAATGTGTCGGAAGGGAAATTTGTGCCGGCACCGGTGGCAACCGGCAAATTCAGGTCAGATTGGCTGCTGAAAGACCAGTTGGTGAAGCAGCATCCGGATTTTGAGAAAGAGTTACCGTTTGGCGACATTACCATAAAAAAAGAAGGGGTTTACAAGGGTTTGATCCTGACCGACGATGATTTCTATCATTACAGCAAATCGTCAAAAGAACCGCACGCTTATTTACCCCTTCTTTTGCAGCAGAAAAATTGGCCTTACAGGCGTATTTACAGCCGCGAATACTGGACCAAGACTATGGACTACCAGCAGTTACTATAA
- a CDS encoding TerC/Alx family metal homeostasis membrane protein gives MFSNEVLFFGGFILVISVMLLLDLGVFNKKDHVVKFGEAAAWTVAWIFLALVFYVIINTHGDLVHGMENYADLAAVKDKYAPHLKLIPGNFEGSLEIYRKNMSLEFITGYLLEYALSVDNIFVIILIFSSFGVRPQYYKKVLFWGVLGAIIMRFIFIFLGSALMQRFEWIIYIFGLLLVYQGGKIFFEAGEDEKIDPAKHPVVKFASKYLPVFPRYVREHFFVLKKGKWLVTPLFVVVLIVEFTDLIFAVDSVPAVFSVTKDPYVVFFSNIFAIMGLRSMFFFLSNIMGLFRFLKYGLGVLLVFIGGKMLFHSKLEELGFETVYSLYVILGILAISVLASVVFPEKKVETRQIQ, from the coding sequence ATGTTTTCCAACGAAGTTCTGTTTTTTGGCGGGTTTATATTGGTGATCAGCGTCATGCTGCTTTTAGACCTCGGCGTTTTTAATAAAAAAGACCATGTTGTAAAATTCGGCGAAGCCGCTGCGTGGACTGTTGCCTGGATCTTTCTTGCACTCGTTTTCTACGTCATCATCAACACACATGGCGATCTGGTGCATGGCATGGAGAACTACGCTGATTTGGCAGCAGTTAAAGACAAGTATGCACCGCATTTGAAGCTCATTCCCGGGAATTTTGAGGGAAGCCTTGAAATTTACCGGAAGAATATGTCCCTGGAATTTATCACGGGCTATCTGCTTGAATACGCGCTCTCTGTTGACAATATTTTCGTTATTATCCTGATCTTTTCCTCGTTCGGCGTTCGTCCGCAGTATTATAAAAAAGTGCTTTTTTGGGGCGTTTTGGGCGCAATTATCATGCGTTTCATCTTTATCTTCCTGGGTTCGGCATTAATGCAGCGTTTTGAATGGATCATTTATATCTTCGGTTTGCTGCTGGTTTACCAGGGTGGTAAGATCTTCTTCGAAGCTGGCGAGGATGAAAAAATTGATCCGGCCAAGCATCCGGTTGTGAAATTTGCATCCAAATATTTACCCGTTTTCCCAAGATATGTGCGTGAACATTTCTTTGTTTTGAAAAAAGGAAAATGGCTGGTAACACCGCTTTTTGTGGTCGTTTTGATCGTCGAATTTACCGATTTGATTTTTGCTGTTGACTCGGTGCCGGCGGTTTTCTCTGTTACGAAAGATCCATATGTTGTGTTCTTTTCCAATATTTTCGCCATCATGGGACTTCGTTCCATGTTCTTTTTCCTGAGCAACATTATGGGCCTTTTCCGCTTCCTGAAATACGGGTTAGGAGTTCTGCTTGTATTTATTGGTGGAAAAATGCTGTTCCATTCAAAACTGGAAGAGCTTGGATTTGAGACGGTTTATTCGCTTTACGTAATCCTCGGCATTTTGGCGATAAGCGTGCTCGCCTCTGTTGTTTTTCCGGAGAAAAAGGTAGAAACACGCCAAATCCAATAG